In a single window of the Perca flavescens isolate YP-PL-M2 chromosome 18, PFLA_1.0, whole genome shotgun sequence genome:
- the LOC114573685 gene encoding trace amine-associated receptor 1-like, with protein MCVLLYIFLGSLSVVTVCGNLLVIISIIYFKQLHSPTNSLILSLAVADLLVGVVVFPVSMAFTVTSCFYYKDIFCKIRDSFDATLSTASILNLFCISIDRYYAVCQPLIYRTKINVNVVMVMILLSWGVSVLIAIGFMIPDLKHEKCEENCFIDALLANILGPVFAFYLPVIVMLCIYLKIFLVAQKQARSIQNNTCQSKKSGATVSKMERKATKTLATVLGVFLICWTPFFLCFILQLLPHVSVPLPFFETLNWLALLNSMLNPFIYAFFYSWFRSAFRMIISGKIFQGDFSNTKLL; from the coding sequence atgtgtgttttattgtatattttcctTGGCTCATTATCTGTTGTCACAGTATGTGGAAACCTTCTTGTAATAATCTCCATCATCTATTTCAAACAGCTCCACAGTCCTACTaactctctcattctctctctggctgtggCTGACCTGCTtgttggtgttgtagtttttcctgTCAGCATGGCATTTACTGTAACctcatgtttttattataaagatatattttgcaaaatacgAGACAGCTTTGATGCAACACTGAGCACAGCTTccattttgaatttattttgtatttctatTGACAGATATTATGCAGTGTGTCAGCCTCTGATCTACAGAACTAAGATAAATGTTAACGTTGTCATGGTCATGATCCTGCTCAGCTGGGGTGTTTCTGTTCTAATTGCCATTGGCTTTATGATTCCagatttaaaacatgaaaaatgtgaagaaaatTGTTTTATTGATGCCCTACTTGCAAACATTTTGGGACCCGTCTTCGCATTTTATCTACCAGTGATTGTAATGCTCTGTATCTATCTAAAGATTTTCCTTGTGGCACAGAAACAGGCACGCAGCATCCAGAATAACACCTGTCAGAGCAAAAAGTCTGGAGCAACTGTCAGTAAGATGGAGAGAAAGGCCACTAAAACTCTTGCGACCGTTTTGGGAGTTTTCCTGATTTGTTGGAcacctttctttctctgttttatcCTTCAGCTTTTGCCCCATGTGTCAGTGCCACTTCCATTTTTTGAAACACTTAACTGGCTTGCACTGTTAAACTCCATGCTCAATCCATTTATTTATGCTTTCTTTTACAGCTGGTTCAGATCAGCTTTCAGAATGATCATTTCTGGGAAAATATTTCAAGGTGATTTTtctaacacaaaactgctttga